The segment GCCACCACACCAGCGATGGCAACACGGCGCATTTGTCCACCAGATAGATGGAATGGAGAGCGCTCCGCGTAGGTGTCGTAATCAAGACCTACAAATTTCATTGCCTCCCGTACCCGTTCATCTACTTCATCAGCACTGAGGCCTAAGTTTTTAGGGCCAAAGGCAATATCTTCGGCAATAGTTTCTTCAAATAACTGATGTTCTGGATATTGAAAAACCATGCCTACCTTATGGCGCATCTTTTTAGCTTCCTCTGTAGAAGCACTAATATCTACACCATTAACGGTAACCGTTCCTGTTGTAGGGTGTAATAAGCCATTTAAATGTTGTACAAAGGTAGATTTACCAGAGCCGGTATGACCAATGATGCCTAAAAACTCACCGTTTTCAACAGTAAGAGATACACCGTGAAGGGCTGTCTTTTCAAATGGAGTACCTACACCATAGGTATAAGTAATATTATCTAATACAATCGCCATTAGTGTGTGCCCTCCCCTCTTACTGCATTTACATCTTCATTGGTAGGAGAACTTATAGTTTTAGCCCCTACATTATGATTATCTAGTAGTTGGTCAGCTAATTTAGAATGTTTAAGCCCTACAGCTAATTCTTCATTATTGATGATACTTTTACCGATTTCATAACCTTTTTCATTTAATTTAAAAGCAATTTCAGACGCAACCGGAACATCAAGGCCAAGGCCTTTTAAGGTATCTACATGGCTAAAAATCTCACGAGGAGTGCCATCATGTAATTTCACACCATTTTTCATAACTACCACACGATCAGCTGTGACAGCTTCCTCCATAAAGTGTGTAATGTACACGATAGTGATACCTTCTTCTTTATTGAGTTTATGAACTGTCTCTAATACCTCACGACGACCTTTTGGATCGAGCATAGCCGTTGGTTCGTCAAGAACGATACAATCAGGTTTCATGGCCAGTACGCCGGCAATGGCAATGCGTTGCTTTTGACCACCAGACAACAAATGAGGACCATGTTCTCTATATTCAGTCATATTTACAGCCTCTAACGCTGCATCGACGCGTTTTCTAATTTCCGCGCTAGGAATACCAAGGTTTTCTGGACCAAAGGCAACGTCCTCTTCTACGACAGCCGCCACAATTTGGTTATCAGGATTTTGGAACACCATGCCTACATGTTGGCGTATATCCCATATATGCGCTTCATCGCGCGTATCATAGCCACATACATTGATATAACCTTCACTAGGTTGTAATAGCACATTAAAATGCTTAGCTAGTGTACTTTTACCACTACCATTCGTACCGATGATACAAACAAACTCACCGCGCTTAATAGATAAGTTTACATCATTTAATGCATGTACATCATTGCCATTTTCATCGGTATAGATATGACTCATATGATTGACCTCAATCATAATGTCTTTTTCATTCATGGATAACCTCATATCTTTCTAGTCAATTTCGTTTCTATGAAAGTAAACCCCTTTACGGTTAACAATACATATTCAATATTACGATAACTGCTAACATATTACGATATTATACTAATCGATTGTACCATAAAATTGACAATAAAAAAACGGTGCTGCAACATAAGTTACAACACCGTATGAGTTTGATTAAACTAACTCGATAATAGCCAAAGGTGCAGCGTCACCTTTGCGAAGACCAGTTTTGATTACACGAGTGTAACCACCTTGACGGTCTGCATATTTTGGAGCAATTGTATCAAACAATTTTTTTACTACGCTTTCATCCATGAGGTATGCAAGAACTTGGCGACGTGCATGAAGATCACCACGTTTAGCCAAAGTTACCATTTGATCAGCTAAAGAGCGAAGTTCTTTCGCTTTAGCTTCTGTAGTTTCAATACGCTCATATTGGAAGAAAGATGTTAACATGCTACGGAACAACGCTTTACGAGCGGAGCTGTCGCGGCCTAATTTTCTGTACATTCGTCTTCCTCCTTATTCGCCTTTTTGTTTAAGGTGAAAACCACCTGGATGATTGTTGAGTTTTTCCTCAATTTCATCGATGGATTTTTTACCTAAATTGCGAACTTTTCCTAAGTCATCAATGGTTTTGTCTAGCAAATCTGCAATTGTATTAATGCCAGCACGTTTCAAGCAGTTATACGCACGAACAGAGAGTTCCAACTCATCGATGGAAATCTTTGCTGGGCCGTCATCTACAGCCGGTTCTTCATTCTCGGAACCTACTGGATCAACAACGATACCGCCTTCACCTGTGTTTACATCTACAACATCTGCAGAGTGCGCTAATTTAGTGAAGTTCCCTAAATAACCAATCATAATGGCAGCAGATTTTGCTACTGCATCAGCAGCAGTAATGGAACCATCAGTCCAAACTTCTAATGTAAGTTTGTCAAAGTCCATTTCATTGCCTACACGAACATCACTCACTTCGTATTTGGCACGAAGAATTGGAGAGAAGATGGAATCGATTGGAATACAACCGATTACATCTGTATCTTTTTTATTCTTCGTGGAAGGAACGTAACCTTTGCCACGTTCGATTACTACGTCCATTACGAGATGAGCTGTCTCATCCATTGTCGCAATCACTAGTTCAGGATTCAATACTTCTACTTCTGGTGGGAATTGTTCAGCCAAGTCAGCAGCTGTCAATACGCCGTCCTTTTGGAAGTCAAAATGAACTTCCAAAGGTAATTGAACATCTTCTTCAACTTTAATGCACAATTGCTTTAAGTTAAGGATGATATCCGTAACGTCTTCGCGAATACCAGGAATAGTAGAGAACTCATGAAGAACTCCATCAATTTTGATAGAGGTGATAGCTGCCCCATCCAAGGATGAAAGCAAAATTCTGCGTAAGCTATTACCGAGAGTGATACCATAGCCACGGTCTAATGGTTCACATACAAACTTACCATAGCGACCGCCTTCGGCGATGTCCACTTTCTCGATTTTAAGTTTCTTTTCTTCGCTCATCAGGAACATCCTCCTATACAACACACGTTCATAGTTTAATTATAGCACCGTATCAAATCGGCCGCTATAAATTATACACGACGGCGTTTTGGAGGGCGACAACCATTGTGAGGAATTGGAGTTACGTCTTTAATGGAAGTAACTTCAAGACCTGCAGCTTGTAAAGCACGGATTGCAGCTTCACGGCCGGATCCAGGACCTTTTACGAATACTTCAACAGTGCGAAGACCATGTTCCATTGCAGCTTTAGCAGCTTGTTCAGCAGCCATTTGAGCAGCGAATGGAGTGGATTTACGGGAACCACGGAAGCCCAAGCCACCAGCGGAAGCCCAAGACAACGCATTACCGTTTGTATCTGTCAAAGTTACGATAGTGTTATTGAATGTAGAACGAATATGAGCCGCACCGGATTCAATATGTTTCTTTTCTTTTCTTTTAGTTCTAACAACTTTTTTAGCCACGCTTTATCCCTCCTTTATCTTATTTCTTTTTACCAGCAATTGCTTTTCTAGGACCTTTGCGAGTACGTGCATTCGTTTTAGTACGTTGACCACGAAGTGGTAAACCCATACGATGACGTTTGCCTCGATAGGAGTTGATTTCAATTAAGCGTTTAATGTTAAGAGCTTCTTCACGACGAAGGTCACCTTCAACTTTGTAATCAGCATCTAACAATTCACGGATTTTCGCTACTTCATCTTCAGAAAGATCACGAACACGTGTGTCAGGATTGATGCCAGTTTTAGCAATGATTTCAGATGCTAAAGTTGGACCAATACCATAAATATAAGTTAAACCAATTTCCACTCGTTTATCACGAGGTAAATCTACACCGGCGATACGTGCCATCTAATCATCCACCTCCTATCAGATTATCCTTGTTTTTGTTTATGTTTTGGATTTTCGCAAATAACCATTACACGGCCTTTGCGTTTAATGATTTTACATTTTTCGCATATCTTTTTAACTGATGGTTGAACCTTCATTAGTACCTCCTTTGTGGACCCTATGCTTATTTAAAGCGATAGGTGATGCGACCACGATTTAAGTCATACGGTGTCAGTTCCATAGTAACTTTATCACCAGGAAGAATACGGATAAAATTCATACGCATTTTACCTGACACATGAGCCAATACGATATGACCATTTTCCAATTCAACTTGGAACATGGCATTCGGTAAAGCCTCAACTACCGTACCTTCCACCTCAATAACGTCTTCTTTTGACATATCTTTTCCTCCGGTTACCTGTTTTATTTAATTAACCGCGGTTCATCACGCATGGTTAATATTTCAGGGCCGTTTTCTGTAACAACCACTGTATGTTCGAAATGAGCAGCAGGTTTACCATCTACGGTAACTGCTGTCCAGTCATCCCCTAATACACGAACACGATGCGTACCTAGAGTAATCATCGGTTCGATACACAATACCATACCAGGTTTCATAAGAGGTCCTTGATCAGGACTACCATAGTTTGGTATTTGCGGATCTTCATGCATTTCGCGGCCTAAACCATGACCTACGAAGTCGCGAACGACACCGTAACCATGTTTCTCACAATACGTTTGAACAGCATGACCGATAGCACCAATACGGTTGCCAACTTTCACTTGTTCAATTCCCTTGAACAGACTTTCTTCTGTCACTTTTAACAATTTCATCACATCAGGTTTGACGTGACCGATAGGAATCGTCACAGCCGAATCGCCGTGATATCCATCAATAGCTGATACAAGATCAATACTGAGGACATCACCGTTTTTAAGCTTGCGCTTAGCGCTCGGAATACCATGAACAACTTCATCATTGATAGAAGCACAGATTGTAGCAGGGAATCCATAGTACCCTTTACAACTTGGTATACCACCGTGGCTGCGAATATATTCTTCGGCAATTGTATCTAACTCAAGCGTCGTGATGCCAGGTTTAGCCTTTTCTACTAACAAGGACAACGTGTCTGCTGTAAGCTTACTTGCCTTGCGGATACATTCAATTTCATGGGGCGATTTCAAAATAATCATGGATTATTTCTCCAAAGCCTTAATGATGTCAGCAAATACTGCGTCTACATCTTGTAAACCATTAATTTCTTCATATAAACCGCTATTGCGATAGTAGTCGATTAATGGTTTAGTAGATTCTTCGTACACAGCTAGACGTTTCTGTACTGTTTCAGGGTTATCATCAGCACGATTTTCTAGAACAGCTCGTTCGCTAATACGTTTAACTAATTCCTCGGAAGGAACGTTTAAGTTAAGTACAGCGTCCAAAGAAATTCCTAATTCTTTAAGGATTGCATCCAAGGATACAGCTTGCGCTGTAGTTCTTGGGAATCCATCAAGAATAAATCCAGATTTGCAGTCATCTTTCACCAAGCGATCACGTACGATACCAACAGTTACACTGTCTGGTACCAATTGACCAGCATCGATGTATTTCTTAGCCTCAACTCCAAGAGGTGTTTCGTTCTTAATCGCAGCGCGGAACATATCACCTGTTGAAATTTGGGGAATACCGTATTTTTCAATAAGTCGAGCTGCCTGAGTGCCTTTACCAGCACCAGGAGGTCCCATTAATAGAATATACATATTGTTTCCCTCCTATTTCACAAAGCCTTTATAGTGGCGTGTTACCATGAGCGACTCAATTTGTTGCATTGTATCAAGCGCTACACCTACAACGATGAGGAGAGCCGTACCACCAAAGTATACGCCTTGGACGCCGGTAATGCTACCGAGGAAATTCGGTATAATAGCAACGACAGCTAAGAATACAGCGCCAGCCAAAGTGATCTTGGTCATCACGTTATCCACATAATCAGCAGTTGGTTTACCCGCACGAATACCTGGGATAAAACCACCGTATTTTTTCATATTATCTGCCATATCTGTAATGTTGATAGAGATTGCAGTATAGAAATACGTAAAGATAAAAATCAATAATGCATACAATGCCGTTTGTAACGGCGTACCCCATGTAAAGAGATCCGCAGCTTTATGAACATATTCATTGTCAATAAATTGCGCAATCGTCACAGGGAACATCAACACAGATGACGCAAAGATAATTGGGATTACACCTGCCTGATTAACTTTCAACGGCAAGAATGTAGAGTGACCACCGTACATTTTACGACCTACTACGCGTTTAGCATATTGAATCGGAATACGACGTTGGCCTTGTGTAACTGCAACTACGACAGCAATCATCGCAAGAGCAATTACAGCAAATAAGAATGCTTGGAACATATTAATTGTTCCGTTTTGGATATATTGATAAATAGTTTCTAAACCATCAGGTAATCGAGCTACGATACCAGCAAAGATGATCAAGGAAATACCATTACCTATACCATATGCTGTGATTTGTTCACCAATCCACATCAACAAGCATGTGCCTGCTGTTAGAATGATGGCCACAACGAATACACTAAGGAAATCATTATTTACCAAAGCGTTGTTTGCTCTAAGAGCAAATGCCATGCCTGCGGCTTGTACAAAGCCGAGGACTACGGTGCCATAACGAGTTACCTTCGCTATTTTCTTACGCCCGTCTTCACCATCTTTACTCCATGCTTCAAACTGAGGAACTACAGACTGAAGCAGTTGCATGATGATGGAAGCATTGATGTAAGGTGTAATACTCATCGCAAAGATAGAGAACTTACTAAGCGCACCACCAGCAAACAAGTCTAATAGACCGAATAGGTTACCAGATGTAAACAAGGATTCGATAACAGATGCATCAACACCTGGAACAGGAATGTGAATACCAGCTCTAAAGATGGCAAACATCATTAATGTGTAAAGAATCTTATTACGTAGTTCGGTAATCTTAAAGATGTTCGAGAGGCTATCTAGCACCCTAGATCACCTCTACTTTTCCGCCTGCTGCTGTAATTTTTTCTTCAGCAGATTTAGTGAAGCCATTAGCGATAACAGTTAAGTTTTTAGTTTCCAATGTACCGTTACCTAAAATACGAATGCCATCGCGTACATTTTTCAAAATGCCAACTTCAATAAGAGCTACTGGATCAACTGTTGCACCGTCTTCAAAACGGTTCAATTGTTCTACGTTAACTTCAGCATATTGTTTAGCAAAAACGTTGTTGAAACCACGTTTTGGTAAACGACGATAAAGAGGCATTTGGCCGCCTTCAAAACCGGAGCGAACGCCACCGCCAGAACGGGAGTTTTGACCTTTTTGACCACGACCAGATGTTTTACCCAAGCCAGAACCTAAACCACGGCCTACACGAGTACGAGCTTTTTTGGAACCAGCAGCTGGTTGTAATTCATGAAGTTTCATTCAGTGCACCTCCTTATCAGTATTAAACTTCTTCAACTTTTACTAAATGTCTAACTTTGTGAAGCATGCCTTCGATTTGAGGTGTTACTTCTTTTACAACTTGAGAATTAGTTTTTTTCAAGCCCAAAGCTTTAACTGTCGCGCGTTGATCTTCAGGACGACCGATTAAGCTTCTTGTTAATGTTACTTTAACTTGTGCCATTTCTTGTCTCCTTATTACGCGTTATAAATTTCTTCAACGGTTTTACCACGAAGTTCTGCAACTTCGCTAGCGCGTTTCAAATCTTTCAAACCTTCGATAGTAGCGCGAACCATATTGTTAGGGTTAGAAGAGCCCAAAGATTTAGTCAAGATGTTACGAACACCTACTAATTCCAATACGGCACGAACAGGGCCACCAGCGATAACGCCAGTACCTTCAGCAGCTGGTTTCAAGAATACGCGGCCTGCGCCGAATACGCCTGTTACGCTGTGAGGGATTGTACCATTTTTAATTGCTACGTTTACAATATTTTTCTTAGCATCATCAATACCTTTGCGAATTGCTTCTGGTACTTCCGCTGCTTTACCTAAGCCAACGCCTACATAACCGTTGCCATCACCAACAACTACAAGAGCGCTGAAGGAAAAACGACGACCGCCTTTAACTACTTTGGCTACGCGGTTGATGAATACTACTCTTTCTTTAAGATCAAGACTGGTGTAGTCAATTCTCGCCATGTCTATAGTTCCTCCTTCTTAGAATTTTAAGCCTGCTTCACGAGCACCTTCTGCAAGGGCTGCTACGCGGCCGTGGTAAATGTAACCACCACGGTCAAACACTACTGTGTCAATACCTTTAGCGATAGCTTTTTTAGCAACTGCTTCACCAACAGCTTTAGCAGCAGCTACGTTACCACCATAGGATAAGTTCAAATCTTTATCTAAAGAGCTAGCAGCTACTAAAGTTGTACCTGCTACGTCATCGATAACTTGAGCATAGATGTTGCCTAAAGAACGGAATACGTTCAAACGTGGGCAAGTTGCCGTACCAGAGATGTGACGGCGAATACGAAGATGACGTTTTGCTCGAGCGATGTTTCTACTAGATTTACGAGGCAAGATATTCACTCCTTTCATTCATATAGATGATATTACTATTTACCTTTTGCACCAGCTTTACCAGCTTTACGACGAACAACTTCGCCTTCATAGCGGATACCTTTACCTTTGTAAGGTTCTGGTTTTCTCCATTTACGGATATCAGCTGCTACTGCGCCTACAACTTCTTTGTCTGCACCAGAAACAACGATTTTGTTAGGAGCTGGAACTTCAATTGTAATACCAGCTGGAGCTTCCATTTCTACTGGATGAGAGAAGCCAAGTGTAAGAGCTAATTTATTGCCTTGTTTAGCCGCTCTGTAACCAACACCGTTGATTTCAAGAGTTTTTGTGAATCCTTCAGATACGCCTGTTACCATATTAGCAACAAGAGCGCGAGTCAAACCGTGAAGGGAACGATGAGCTTTATTGTCGGAAGGACGAGCTACTGTAATTGTGTTACCTTCAACAGTGATATTCATATCTGGATGCAAATCGCGAGATAATTCACCTTTAGGACCTTTTACGTTCATATGATGGTTATCATATGTAACAGTAACGCCTGCAGGGATCTCGATAGGCATTCTACCGATACGTGACATTATTTCTACCTCCTATTGCTACTATTACCAAACGTATGCGATTACTTCGCCACCAAGACCTTCTTTACGAGCTTGTTTGTCGCTCATAACGCCTTTGGATGTGGAAATAACTGCGATACCCAAACCACCAAGTACACGAGGAAGTTCTTCCTTTTTCGCGTAAACACGTAAACCAGGTTTGGAAATACGTTTAATTCCTGTAATAACTTTTTCGTTATTGGAACCATATTTCAAAGTTACTTTTAAAGTGTTTTCTTCTTTTTCTACGTTCTTTACGAAACCTTCTTGTAAAAGGATGTCAAGAACAGCTGCTTTCATTCTAGATGCAGGAATGTTTACCGTTTCATGAAGTGCAGCATTTGCATTACGGATGCGCGTAAGCATATCCGCGATAGGATCGGTCATTACCATAATCTAAAAACCTCCTCTCGTCTAATATTACCAGCTGGCTTTTTTAACACCAGGAATTTGTCCTTTGTACGCCAATTCACGGAACGCAATACGGCTGATACCGAATTTGCGCATATAGCCGTGAGGACGACCAGTTAAGTTGCAACGGTTGTGTAAGCGTGTTGGGGATGCATTTGCTGGTAATTTGGACAAGCCTTCATAATCACCTGCTGCTTTTAACGCTGCACGTTTAGCTGCATATTTTTCAACGATTTTAGCGCGTTTCTTTTCGCGTTCAATCATAGATTTTTTAGCCATCTATATGTTCCTCCTATTATTTTTCAAAAGGCATACCGAATTGAGTCAACAATTCACGAGCTTCTTCATCTGTTTTAGCAGTTGTTACTACGATGATATCCATACCAGTAACACGTTCTACTTGATCATATTCGATCTCAGGGAAGATGAGCTGTTCTTTAAGACCCAAAGCGTAGTTACCACGGCCATCAAATGCTGTTGCGCTGATACCGCGGAAGTCACGTACACGAGGTAATGCCGCATTGATCAATTTGTCGAGGAATTCATACATGCGTTCGCCACGAAGAGTAACTTTAGTACCCAACGCCATACCTTCACGAACTTTGAAGTTCGCAATGGATTTTTTAGCTTTTGTGATTACAGGTTTTTGACCAGCGATGATAGTCAAATCATTAACTGCTGCTTCCAATGCTTTTGCATTGCCTACTGCATCACCAACGCCGATGTTGATAACGATTTTTTCCAATTTAGGGATTTCCATAACGTTGCCGTATTGGAATTTTTCTTGCAAACTCTTTTTAATTTCAGAGTTGTATTGTTCAAATAAACGAGACATTTATTTAGCTCCTCCTTTCCTGATTATTTAAGTACTGTACCAGATTTAACTGTAGCGCGAACGAATTTACCGTCTTTGCCTTCAACTTTTTTGATACGAGTAGCTGTTTTAGTTTCTGGGTCAACAACCATTACGTTAGAAACATGGATACCAGCTTCTTTAGTAACGATGCCGCCTTGTGGGTTAGCTTGAGAAGGTTTTGTATGACGTTTTACAGTGTTAACGCCTTCAACAAATACGCGTTCTTTTTTAGGTTCAGTAGCAATTACTGTACCTTGCTTACCTTTATCTTTACCGGAGATAACAACAACTGTATCGCCTTTTTTGATTTGTAGTTTAGCCATATGCTGCGTTCCTCCTTCTTATAATACTTCTGGAGCCAAGGAAACAATTTTCATGAAGTCTTTTTCACGAAGTTCTCTTGCTACAGGTCCGAAGATACGAGTACCACGAGGGGTTTTATCTTCTTTAATAACTACTGCTGCGTTTTCATCGAAACGAATATAGGAACCGTCTTGACGGCGGATACCTTTTTTAGAACGAACAATAACAGCTTTAACTACGTCGCCTTTCTTGACAACGCCACCGGGTGATGCATCTTTTACAGAAGCAACGATTACGTCACCGATATTGCCGAATTTGCGATAAGAACCGCCCATGACTTGGATACACATAATACGTTTTGCACCAGTGTTGTCGGCAACATTCAAAATTGTTTGTTGCTGGATCATCGTCTATTCCTCCTTACATCACTCTTATTTTTGTCTTTCAAGAATTTCAACAACTCTCCAACATTTATCTTTAGAAAGTGGACGAGTTTCTACAATTTTAACTGTATCGCCAATTTGACACTCATTGTTTTCATCATGAGCTTTGAAGCGTTTAGTGCTAACCATTGGCTTGTTATATAATGCGTGAGGTACTTTACGTTCTACAGCAACAACAACAGTTTTATTCATTTTGTCGCTAACAACTTTACCTACGCGGACTTTACGTACGTTTCTTTCTTCTGCCACGATTTTAAGCCTCCTTTTCAACCTTTAACAAATCTGTTATTATGCGTTTTCAGATTTAAGTTCAACTTCACGTTGTACAGTTTTAATACGAGCGATTGTCTTCTTAACTTCACGAATGCGCATAGGATTTTCTAATTGACCTGTTGCAAGCTGAAAACGGAGGTTAAATAACTCTTCCTTAAGACCGGAAACTTTTTGTTCCATTTCGGCAGCGCTCATATTGCGA is part of the Veillonella nakazawae genome and harbors:
- the rplE gene encoding 50S ribosomal protein L5 → MSRLFEQYNSEIKKSLQEKFQYGNVMEIPKLEKIVINIGVGDAVGNAKALEAAVNDLTIIAGQKPVITKAKKSIANFKVREGMALGTKVTLRGERMYEFLDKLINAALPRVRDFRGISATAFDGRGNYALGLKEQLIFPEIEYDQVERVTGMDIIVVTTAKTDEEARELLTQFGMPFEK
- the rplN gene encoding 50S ribosomal protein L14, with translation MIQQQTILNVADNTGAKRIMCIQVMGGSYRKFGNIGDVIVASVKDASPGGVVKKGDVVKAVIVRSKKGIRRQDGSYIRFDENAAVVIKEDKTPRGTRIFGPVARELREKDFMKIVSLAPEVL
- the rplX gene encoding 50S ribosomal protein L24, translated to MAKLQIKKGDTVVVISGKDKGKQGTVIATEPKKERVFVEGVNTVKRHTKPSQANPQGGIVTKEAGIHVSNVMVVDPETKTATRIKKVEGKDGKFVRATVKSGTVLK
- the rpsQ gene encoding 30S ribosomal protein S17, with the protein product MAEERNVRKVRVGKVVSDKMNKTVVVAVERKVPHALYNKPMVSTKRFKAHDENNECQIGDTVKIVETRPLSKDKCWRVVEILERQK
- the rpmC gene encoding 50S ribosomal protein L29 encodes the protein MKVNDIRNMSAAEMEQKVSGLKEELFNLRFQLATGQLENPMRIREVKKTIARIKTVQREVELKSENA